In Paraburkholderia acidisoli, one DNA window encodes the following:
- a CDS encoding glycoside hydrolase family protein, producing MRETPILPFPRFIIIRARARRAWRPVTALLSCGCVALAGCGGGGSSGNPGSTAAKVAIQPMSTGYFSDPYPIHTVTPNSASTVPAFSGTTKQLLTCAGSLQPNCFTGTAMTIDGSAFAAQATAAGTSISGFENLNVYQDSSGAWQMAVTAHIAGPSTNPPNQRSWNVILHASPGPANPSTGIPTAWVADAVLKGKIGAWGQANYDGKYVEDSGTLYLVYSGVMADQTNGIMAQAMQSATVAASSAPVPLLGDETSNGGYNSELFYGLGSGKTYKQIETGNITKVQGKYVMTYSVGGYNQPDYKAGIAWSDHFLPTTAGAYYKRAQKLDTAGVWGQPNHAEVAYLLQSQEAQWPNYVADQVLAPGVPSIVSDTGGQTYLVFAGYAPSDAPTQDGLYIGSHRRPYYVRLNVQIPPNATVDGTAAQDLTNWVQPVTSP from the coding sequence ATGAGAGAGACGCCCATTCTGCCGTTCCCACGGTTCATCATCATTCGCGCGCGGGCGCGCCGTGCCTGGCGGCCGGTGACCGCGCTGCTGTCCTGCGGTTGCGTGGCGCTGGCCGGGTGCGGCGGCGGCGGATCGTCGGGCAACCCCGGGTCGACGGCAGCGAAGGTCGCGATCCAGCCGATGAGCACGGGCTACTTTTCGGACCCCTATCCGATTCACACCGTGACGCCGAACAGCGCCTCCACGGTTCCGGCGTTCTCGGGCACGACGAAGCAACTGCTGACCTGCGCGGGCTCGCTGCAACCGAACTGCTTCACGGGCACGGCGATGACGATCGACGGCAGCGCGTTCGCAGCGCAGGCCACGGCGGCCGGGACCTCGATCAGCGGCTTCGAAAATCTGAACGTGTACCAGGACAGTAGCGGCGCGTGGCAGATGGCGGTGACGGCGCATATCGCGGGTCCTTCGACCAACCCGCCGAACCAGCGGAGCTGGAACGTGATCCTGCATGCGAGCCCGGGCCCGGCCAATCCCTCCACGGGCATCCCGACCGCCTGGGTCGCCGACGCCGTGCTGAAAGGGAAGATCGGCGCGTGGGGCCAGGCGAACTACGACGGCAAGTACGTTGAGGATTCGGGCACGCTGTATCTCGTGTACAGCGGTGTGATGGCCGATCAAACCAACGGCATCATGGCGCAGGCCATGCAATCGGCCACCGTGGCGGCCAGCAGCGCGCCGGTGCCGTTGCTGGGCGACGAAACCAGCAATGGCGGCTACAACTCGGAGTTGTTCTACGGGCTCGGTTCGGGCAAGACGTACAAGCAGATCGAAACGGGCAACATCACGAAAGTGCAGGGCAAGTACGTGATGACGTATTCGGTGGGCGGCTACAACCAGCCCGATTACAAGGCGGGGATTGCCTGGTCGGATCACTTCCTGCCCACCACCGCGGGCGCGTATTACAAGCGCGCGCAGAAGCTGGATACGGCGGGTGTCTGGGGCCAGCCGAACCATGCGGAAGTGGCGTATCTGCTGCAGTCGCAGGAAGCGCAGTGGCCGAATTACGTGGCCGACCAGGTGCTGGCGCCGGGCGTGCCGTCCATTGTGAGCGATACGGGCGGGCAGACCTATCTGGTCTTCGCGGGCTATGCGCCTTCGGATGCGCCCACTCAGGACGGGCTGTACATCGGCTCGCATCGTCGGCCGTATTACGTGCGGCTGAACGTGCAGATTCCGCCCAACGCCACGGTCGATGGAACCGCCGCGCAGGATTTGACGA